tttgggCCACGACAGCATTGGAACCACACTGGCATATTTATAACACTGCTGGTGTGTGAATTagaaatatttcacaaacaATGTCAGGCAAAATTAGCATACATAGTGCAAACTTAATACAGTGGCATCATTTTAGGTCacataacaaaaataaagaatccAGAATGTGGTGTGACGCATCATGTGAGCAGTACATAGCGGTCATGTTCAAATGTTCTTGATGCTTGTGACCCTCAAACACACTCCACACTTGTTATGATAAATATCTATCTGTAGGTtcttgtgttcatgtgttttttttatagcacATCAACCATTATCACCAGAAGCAGTCCAacctccatctttgttttctatttgtatggctcctccttttcctcctgagATATTAGTAttctttttggggttttttgttTGCGTCCATTGCatattagaaatgtcatcaacacgcctACTCACTCACAGTGAATCTCTGCTCTtaatcctgctgtattctcacatgagctcactcaCATTATTTGATGAatatgagtgagtgaatgatttttttaccagggggctggccGAAGAAACTCTGCAGCAACTGATTCGGagatttgcgttctcacataatATAATTATCCGGATTTCAGTGTTTGTCTAAAAGCAGCTATGGTGacatcagaaaatgtctgaagaCCTTTATCAAAGAACTGATTCATCTGCTTAGAAATATGTGGTTGTAGCAGCCTGATGACCAGAGCTTTTCCATTGTTGTTTAACATGGACCCTCCCACTGAAGTAAAAAATAAGTGCATTCTGTCCTCTTCAGGGTAAAGACTATTGGACAATAAATATATCATGCAGTATTTTCTAATGcatgttttttgtgtcttcAACAGGTGTACAAATGGACAGGTGATAACATGTTCTTCATCAAGGGAGACATGGACTCCTTAGCATTTGGTGGAGGAAGGTGAGTCGGCTTCTGAAAGTGGAATAGAAATGCAGCAACACAAGTTATTATTTCATATGTGTGGATCATATGTGATAACATTAAATGTGATTAATTGTAATTTACAAAGATTATGTTTATGGACGGGGGTATGTTGGTGCAGTGGGAGTTGCATGGATTTTTTTACTCCAGtttccaaagacatgcaggttaggtTAATAATAGCCTCTAAAATTAGAGCGAATGGTTTTTTGTTTCCGATGTTGGCCTTACGATGGATTGATTAATGGACCCTTGAGGAAAACATGGTCAAATGTTAAAATGGGATCAGTACTTGAAAAGCTACATTAAACACTAAAATGTTTTAAGAAagagacattttgttttacatcaaaaaatatcaaagaaaacaaactcaaGCTGACTAGATATTCAACATCAAGTTTTGCAGTTACAGAAAAAATGATGTAGATTTAATTCAGCCATGCCTGCTCTAGTTTGGAAGACCACATGGTAACTTAAAACTCCTGAGATAACCTGATTCATAACTGCTTGTCGTCTTCTCTTCCAGTGGTGAGTTCGGCCTGTGGCTGGACGGAGACCTCTACCACGGCAGAAGTCACTCCTGTAAAACATTTGGAAACCCCATGCTGTCTAAAAAGGAGGATTTCTATGTGCAGGACATAGAGATCTGGGCTTTTGAATAACAGGACAGTGCatcacagggaaaaaaacaagtccTGCAAAGGGCAAAGTGAGGAGTTCTCCTCCTTTAGAACAATGGCAATGTCCCAAACCTAACTGCACATCACCAGGGCTCCCCAGGCCGGAAGCCAGCTATCGGATGCTTGTTGTGCATTACTACTGCAGTTATTAcggagcttttttttctttgtgaaaaaTTACCTTTGTGTGTATCTTGTTACAGCCTTGTGCAACGTCTTTGCAGAGCAGGGGGAGTGTGTAAAGCAGACTGTAAGATTAGGTTGAGAGAGAGAttaagagagggagacagggaagCGTCCACCAGGTCTTTGAAGAGTAAAGGACCGTCGGAGCTCCTCTTTCCTGAGAGGTGGCGAAGATGATGGCCGCTGAGGTTTGGGACTGCTGCGACACAAGAGAAAACTGCCCTACTGCTACAGATGGTGTATCTGAACTTTACAGAACCTCAAGGAACCCCCGGCACCCTCTGGAACCCACTAGAACTATGTTCACATCGGTAGGATGTTAACTCACTGTGCTGTCAGCCTTGACGGAGAGAGAGCCAGTTACAGGGGAGAGAGAACGGAGACACAAGTCGATCACATTCCATTACTCTTGGTGATGGTGGAGTGTCaaaataaagttgtgatttGTGGTAAAAACACCAATAAACAAAATGCATCAGCAGCAGGATACGATGACACTTAactcagagaggagagagaatatTTACAGGGGGAGGGGGCTAGTCtttttacagtaaagttttggGTTGTCTTCTGAGGCTAAACTTATAGAGTATCGTGTATTGTAGTCCTCCTGTTGTTCACTGTCATAGCACACCATCTGAAAGCACATAGCTATAATCAGATCACCCATCGTCGTAATGTTCTGTTCAGTGGGTGTACGTGTGAGTCCAGCTAACGGCGGCTCCTCCTGCAGGACGCTCGCTGTACTGTTCGTAGACAGTAACGTGTTGCAATAGATTTGTGGAATATGCAAATAACTGTCCTGTGACCTCAAATACCTGCAGGTCGTGGCACTTTTGCTGCCGCCTGTTGCTCTTTCGAGAGAGAAACTTGTAAAGCTTTTACGTCTTGATAAACAATTGCTTTTCTGGGTATCATTTGAAAAGCCTGAGACGTGGTTAACTGTTTTACATGCATATATGACAATTATATATTGgtatatatgattatatatggatctatataatcatatatatttttgctGTTAAGTGTGACAGTGATCTATTTGTGCTGATATTTCAGCTGTTacaatataatgtatattaccTTGTAAATTAATGTTAAAATAGTAGATTTGttcctaaatatatatatatataaatacataatgatatataaatatatatatataataaagtgTGGATTGGTGGGTTGCTTCTAGCACTTTAATCTGGTGTAAAAGCATTAAAACCAGGTTCTTAGATTCTCTTAGCAGTAGCTGTACAgtactttttttgtttagaTCATTAAGATGTTAACTGTCAGTAGAAAGCTTGCTGCTACCAATATCAATAAGGGTATGCCctaatgctctgtgtgtgtaaaaaggAGGATTACTGTGAGGTGGGAGGGGAGGGTTGAGTGTGGCGGAGTGTGGCTAAAGGGCTGGGTTTCTCTCCTCATATGGCTGTCGGGTGAGTCTCAGCAGGTGCAGGTAGGTATGCAGGCAGACTGACCTCTGACAGGCAGATGATGGCGGCCGAAGTGTGTACAGAACGTAACCCTCCCCCCTGACAAGCTTTCTTCCCCCCATTCTGGTCTTCCACACCAGTATTTGTGTCCTTGTGGAGAGTCACAAAGAATAATATGGATAATTCTTCCAATTATTTCACCAGAATACAATGTATCAGTGAtgtataaataacaataaagctGAATTAATTGTTGTAACCTGGGATATGGCTGAGTTTGTGAtgctttcttcctcctttttaAACTTATTTGTTCAATTTGTCCAGTGGAGTTGGACAGTGGCCCAGAGTGTAGGCATGGTATATAGAGTTTATATGGAGTGTGCCACAGGAGCAGATGTTCACATATTTCATACTTAAAATGCTTTACAATGCTCAAgctaaaagaaatgaaagcatcaataatttaaaaaaaattaaatctggCCCATgaagctcctgctgctgcacctaAGGTTGAAGTTAATCTCATTGTTAGGCAAAGACTGTTTACACATTTATAAGTACTCAGTTGAATCTTTTTGAACATTCTGAAAATTTAAATAGTGAAATGGAATAAGACAGGCAGATGTAAATTGATACACGTTACATATTAAAAGATGTAATTAGTTTTAGAAAAGGTTTAAAGCTACCTGTGGCTACAGAGTGAGCTGTGCAAAATCTGGGCTGAAGACttgtttgaaaagtaaaattaacTATTGAGATTAAAACCTATTGTTTGAGGTAGCAGTGAAAATAACACACCCAACATATCTGAGGCTAGTGTCTCCGGGTGTTtgttgcattatgggtaatGTAGGCACCAAGATTGCTTTTGTTGAAAACTCTTTAATGTGTTTCACCGCTTGATCTGTTTTTAATGAGAACAAATTCGATCTCTGTCATGCCCACTTTCAGCTGATCATGTGTGATACAAGACCTTAAGATGATTGGAAATTGGATTTGGTAAGTTCCTCTGCTATCCCTGTATTTGATTTGCTTAATATTGTCATTAATtgctaaaatataattttgatcATAGAAGTCTGCTGGTTCAGACTGTAAAtctctgttgtgattgttttcaCAGGTAAACACGACACCTCAGGAGCTCTTTATCTCTGTCAGCCCAGAAGAAACGAGACCTGAGCATCATCTGCTGACATGAGCAATATTCCCTCTGACTCAGGTCAAACCAAATGTCGATTTATAGAActaatatatagaatatattatatataatatatagaacCCTTGGAGCAAAGGGATCTTTCTCAGGTTGTGGGAATGTagatttgtcacatttagctacACCTGTAATGTTTCACAGTGTGGAGACCAAACTTGTTACAAAAAgaattttatttatgtagcaaCACAGGAAGGCAGGAAACTACAATTACACAATAATGTGTTAttgaacaaaaagtgctgcagGCCTTTTGCTCAGCAAAATCATGTTGAAAACACCAGAGAAGTGCAATTGTTGAATGTAAAACAATGTGAACAGCTTGCTGTTTTATGACATCCCATCATAGGTGCTTCAGATTTAAAATAAGGAATTCTTGTATTACAAATTTGTCACCATCATTAGCAATGGATATATCAAATACACAGCAGGAAAGTTTATGTCTAGCAGAATTATGAAACTCGAATGCCAAGCTCCACATTCTGTTTGGCAGGAATAATTCCACGGCGCTGAATATTCAGTGTTAATCATTCAGTGTGAGCTAATGCACAGTATGATACAGTCCTCCAGCATAAAGGGCAGACTGGgtaaacacatacatgtataaCATGGGATTATTGCATGGCGTGTCCACACTGGAACAAGGCATGAGGTAAGCACAGTAAGATCATTTAAGGTAAGGCAGAGGCATATTGTAGAAAATCCTCAGCAGCAAAAAACCATGGTTTGAGATGGTGACCGTGTCTTTTTCAGCAAGAAGGCAAACATAGAAAGTACCATCAAATAATACCCTTTTACAAATTTTGCTTCCAACTTAAGCCGTAGATTTGTCAAGAAGACCGTACGTTGGGTTTGGTCTATCAGAGTCCAGATGCTCGTCAGTACACCAGGTACTTGAATTCAGAGTAGATGAGAGGAAACATGACTGTGCAGGCTCGGTACAGGATGGCCCCACTCTTGAATAAAGCTCGAGGTTTGGTGCTCCACGACTCCGACTTGAAGTTGACGTAGATTGCATACATCGCCACGGCAAAGAAGTGTCCAATAAGCGTCATAGGTTTTGGTGTCAGActggtgagggggggggggaaatcaTGGTGTTATTCCTTCAACATCAAAATCTCTTCATGTTTACCATGTATATCTAAAGAAATTGCTTGACATTTTTTAGAAACattgttaattattatttttgcctATTGAGATGAGAAGATGTGTCATGTTCATGGTtcaaaaaatctttaaaaataaatgtattattaaataCGAAACTGAATGTAATTATTTtgtcaacagaaaatattttccttttgtgttttgtcttgtcTTTGTCTAAGCTTCAGACCTGATAGGGTTGCCAATTGAATTAATTCTGTGAATTAAGGGTAGGCATAatgtggatatatatatatatatacatatcctGTCACCTATTGCTTTATTGTTTTGTACCAAATTTCTTGTGGAACTTTATTTTGTGGagcaaaataaacagaatgaataaatgaactcTACCACAAATATCCAGCAAGCTTATCTTAACTTGGCCCAATTACAATAGGAGACATTCTCTGCTCCCTGTCCAAGAAAGAGTCCAGCCCATTACATCCCTTTAAACCACACTGATCATTTTCACTCATAATACACTGGTTTTTGTTCGGactacacaaataaatgtatagTTGGTTAACGGAGGCTTATTCTAGATCTATCTCTTTTTTCATGCCATACTAAACTGGCTAGCTGCTGGCTGTAGCCATATGTTGAATGGATATGAGAGTGGTATTGATCAAAAGGTAAAGCCCACTGCCTATTAGAAAAGTCCTAATGGAAGACTGCTCTttggtttctgttgttgtggaggACATCATGGAAAGCTTACACTGAGAGAAGTCCAATAGGTCCAGCAATGCACTCTCCACCCAGCTTGAAGTACTGGAAGCAGGCTTTTCTCAGCTCACAGAGAGAATCTATAgtgaacacaaaaaaacaacaacataaacatgATGAGACTTGTGATGACCATTATCTGGTGTTGAGTGATTTCAGGTTTTTttggctttattttatttatttgatgcagTATAATAGTCGTGGGCAGAGACTCACTGTCAGTGGCTGCAAACAGCTCATACAGGGCCTGGGCCAACACATTCACCACAAAGGAATGTGATGACTTGCGTTCCCAGTggaattttttctttgcctattgagaaagagaagaagaggaaaagagcagAGTTTAATATTGCACACTGGTCTGCAGTCCCAACCAGAGCTGAGGGAATAATGGGAAAAGGCAATGGTGATGTAATATTGTCTAAATATAGCCTCTACTTGCTGTCATACACAAGTTAGTGGTAGAAGCATTGATGGCCCTTCCTCtgaagaaattatattttattaaaaatgttattattatttttgttgtcaTATACCATTTCATTGGTCAGATTGTTCATGTGTTCACCTGCATCATGGCTGTGTCGTCGTACAGGTCGGGGATGTTGTTGATCAGGTCCCTCCAGATGCGAACATCGTTGAGAGCGACGCTCATCCCTCCTCCGGTCAGAGGATGCCTCATGTTGTATGCGTCGCCGAGGAGAAGCACACCTGCAAATCACAGATGGCTGTTTGTCTTGCATCCAAAATACACAGTCTCATATTTACTATACAAATGTGAGGTTTGTAATGATTGAGTATTTCCAAAAGATGTCAGACAATAAATTCTCTGTTAACTTCTATTAAATGTTGATTCaggttaaaaaagaaacacagattcaggaatgaatgaataaatggtaaatggtctgtatttatatatctactcaaagtgctttatggTTCAGTTTTATATTCAGACATattcattcagtgcatctatggCCAGCACTTTTTTCAATGTCGGTAATTGGGTgtttagtatcttgcccaaggacacttcggcatgcagatgggaaagacTGGGATCGAGCCGCCGACCTTCAGGTTAAAAGGCcgactgctctaccccctcagccacaacaagtacttttaaatgtttaaacacctttaaaaaaagtctgaatTTACAGCAATGATTAAGCTTatcttaaaacacagacaaatagcAAATTAGTGGACAAATGAGAAataatttaacttttctttATCATACACTAATGTCCATTATGATGCAACACTTTTGAAGAAAAGCATTACACTCTACACCTGCTGAAGTCAGTTCAATAGATTCCCTCTGGCCATCTCTAACAGCACCTCAGTCGATAACACTTCAGTACCTGGTTTATTGACAGGGGAGGGCGGGAGGAAGCTGGCAGGCATGGATCTGAGTCGATCGTTCTGTAGCGCCACCATGAAAGGCTCCTGTAAATGCtctgaaggaaggagagaaagagaggatcaCAGGTGGTCGATCACTCAGCTGGGTCTGTGGATGAGAACCCAGAGGTGCCCACTGGGCACATGCACAAGAAAaggctctttttttcttttgttgcctGAATGTACATTTATCAATGTATCAGTGTGACTGACTCCACTGACGACGTTTTGGCTGGACCTCTGTCAAGGTTAGCAGAGCTGCGGCTTTGATATTGTGGCTTTGATATTTCAGCTGAATAGCGGAGCGCACTGTGAATGTCAAACCCTTCAACAGCAGCTTCCTCAGTGGCACCGGCAGCAGTCTGGATATGTTCCAGACGAGCACTACCTCAACATCAGTGTGTCATGAAAAGTTGTAAAAAGCAAAATCTTTCCAATCATGATCTTCAAATGCCCTTATTACACCTTGTGGCCATTTATCACTCTGCAGGAGGTCATCAGAGATAATTATATAAGAATAGAAGCTCagagactttttaaaaatgaagccGTATCTGATCCTGTACCTGGCAGCTGTGGGTGTATCTTCTCAGCCATGTACTCTGAGAGGTTGCGTGGCATCTCTCCCCTGACATCGACCAGCACTCTGGTCTGTGATGAGGAGATCTGGTAGATGAGCACCGGGCTCGGGTTGGCCAGCACCAGCTCAGCGTGGTTGGCTTTAAACTGGGGACAGTCCTGGGAAGAAGCACAGTGATGACTCAGAGACGGACAGTGATGAGACgtaacaaaatacatttactttgttactgaACATAAGTACATTTTTCCTTTAACATCTGTACTTTAATTGCGTAGATTCATTTTTTGGTGCTTTTCATATTTACTCCCACAACATATATCAGGAAATATTGCATATGCATTGTATaacatgttcacattgttttttatatttttaaaagtaaagggGAATTAGGGAATAGGCTTTTCCTGTTACCTTCATAAGGCATCCGACAAAGTGAGAGGAGGTATGAGCTTTCCCAGAGACGAGGTTCTTCCTGAATTTGGAGAAGCAGCCATCAGCCACCACAGTCAGCGCTGCACGGATCTCCTGCAGACACAAGTTTGCACAGTGTCACACACATTGTGCATTAAACACGtggttgggggtggggggggcacaGTTCAGCACAGACAGTAGAGTTTTCTGTCCTTACCTTGAGGTCTCCTGTTTCTTTATCCTTGTACTGGACTCCCATTACGCTGCCGCACTCTTCCTGCAAGCTGGTCACGGTGCCTTCTATGAATGTGACACTAGGGGGCACAATAGGACAGTTAGAGATTTCAGCATAAAGCATATATATCTTTGCAACTGATGGTAGAAATGCTTAATTCTGGGTAAGTAAATATTATCAAGAGCTGTTCTGCTAACCAGTGACATGTCTTTAAATTCAGTGGTAAATTCAACAGAAAACTGAGTTAATGTCTCTCTACATTAAATTGAATCTGAAATATTCTCTACTCAGCAACCTCAGTAGAACTAaatgtgatgaataaaacagaagTCAAATTGTCAGTttgatcacacaaaaacaaaaatgattaaatgcACCAGATGAAAGCTCCAGAAAAGCCCGTCAGTGGGTTTGAGTTTTTTGTCAAACTAATCATGTCATCTGGTTTTATAGGGATAAACAGCTGAGGAACATTTGAGGACCAGGCTGGCAATAAACCCCTGTCCCCTCTAACCTCAGTGCTGTCAGACAGTGTCATGCCATTAGCCCGTTAGCACACAAACCACTTTTTCCCATGACTCCACTCACTTTGGCTCGGCCAGGGCGGATCTCCTCAGGCCCATGATGAATCGGCCGTGATGGAAAGCACGTCCACAGTGGATGGTCTCCTCCCCCTGAGGGTAGGGGATCTCCA
This region of Paralichthys olivaceus isolate ysfri-2021 chromosome 13, ASM2471397v2, whole genome shotgun sequence genomic DNA includes:
- the sqlea gene encoding squalene monooxygenase, whose translation is MWTFLGIASLTYLYKKSGTVLTVAHKEVLVAAALLLSAGLLLSYITYFHQHKLRVPQVLYSPLSLLSFVPVVNHFLPQTPAPSSGKTEDRCRKSRRTRKRADAEISATESAASASGSSVAPEPDVLIVGAGVLGSAMAAVLARDGRKVTVVERDLKEPDRIVGELLQPGGYKALKELGLEGSVEGLDAHLVNGYVIHDMASSTEVEIPYPQGEETIHCGRAFHHGRFIMGLRRSALAEPNVTFIEGTVTSLQEECGSVMGVQYKDKETGDLKEIRAALTVVADGCFSKFRKNLVSGKAHTSSHFVGCLMKDCPQFKANHAELVLANPSPVLIYQISSSQTRVLVDVRGEMPRNLSEYMAEKIHPQLPEHLQEPFMVALQNDRLRSMPASFLPPSPVNKPGVLLLGDAYNMRHPLTGGGMSVALNDVRIWRDLINNIPDLYDDTAMMQAKKKFHWERKSSHSFVVNVLAQALYELFAATDNSLCELRKACFQYFKLGGECIAGPIGLLSVLTPKPMTLIGHFFAVAMYAIYVNFKSESWSTKPRALFKSGAILYRACTVMFPLIYSEFKYLVY